The segment attatataaacttataatctgtatataatgaacgttatattctttaatagaAATGACgacttaataatttcaaagttaataaaatgttcaacaaagaaattttttcaacgAATTTACAATGATTAACAAAAACATCGCATAAAATTACAaggagatataattttttaatacaatctaagtaaagatttctttcttattgataattttgcgcGATCGATCGTAGGGGTGTAAGAGTTCGTGTATCACATCGAGGCAAGAAAAATCGTCGAGGGTCGGGGGGAGGAGGATAAATCGTTGCCAAGGTGGCAAGGAACGGGGTGCGTCGGAACTGGTGGCATTGTGGTCGGAGATAGAGATGGCTATCGGACCACGCCACGCGGTAATTGCCAGGAACTACGGGGGGAAATTAAAGCTGCCCCGATCTTCCGGCGGGCCATTGTCGGGACTCGCGACAGTGTTCCCGGTACAACGTTCTATTTATCAGAAGAGGGCCGTCGAATAGAAGGTTTCGGCTGATAGGCTTCGTGTCACTGTGTCACCAGAATCGAAATGTCGCCGGTTTCTTTTTACTAACTTCTTTCACGTTATCTTCTATAGTACACAAATACTTACGATTAGTCAGATGCGTATTTGGTGATTAAATGATAAGATATTTACGATGGCCGGGAAGTCAACCTGGGAAAGAAAATCCCgagtgataatttttattcatttttttttgcaatatttgcacgaatcgatttttattgaaaatgtaaCTCTATAATGTGTATTTGCTGTGACATTGCGATTATTTTATGGAATCATGGATTATATGCTGGAAATGAATggaatttttacttatttttgtatatgctGCAGCGTATCATACAAGATTGTCtttatcatcaatttttttatctcaattggaaatatatatgGCAAAGCAGTCGtaatatagttaattttatatatatataaaagatttgtgAATTGGCAAATGAACCAAGAAAATAAATCGGACCAATATCTTAcattaatagatttattaaaatgtcttAGGAAACTAATCTActcttacaaatataataatataattttagcaaGCCGTGTAATTTTACTCTTCGTACTCGTCACTacgttcaattttatatacttcgAGATTGATGGAGGTCTACGTCTAATTATCTCagtgatatttttacattcgtgcattttttatttttcgaatgaTTGCagttctatttatttttattgaaggATAATTCCCTAGAACAACGAATCTTTCTTTCACATTCGCGTCTGTAAACTAACTTGTGGCCGCATTCGTGTGACGTCATTTATTCTTAGAAATAGGCTTCGCTGACAATTAGGTTTTCTGTCAGACGGTTTAATATGCACTTAGCTATGTCCGGTGTCGTACACCCGCACTCTGTGCGACTGAAATGCAGACCGCCCTCGCACTCTTCGCGGATCCAGTCATTACCGTATAGCTGGTAATATAGGGCGCAGTTGCATTCGTGTTCTTTTCGATTGTCACATGGCTCTGGGATGGTTGATTTGGGAGTAGTTGTCGTCGTTGACGACGTTGTTATACTGCTCGATGGACCGCAATTTCCATTGTTTCGATCTTTAACACAATCCTGACATGTGCGGCTAAAGCAGGTATTATCAGGACACGTACCATATTGCCGCGTGCCGTCTTGCTTGCATATGATATAGTCTCTGCAATTGCGTGATTCTGGATCTGCTATCCGAGATTCTGGCGGAAAATCGCCATTTTTATCTTCTCTAGGACAAAGTTCGCAACCGGCATTCCACGGCCAATCGCAAACTTGAAGAGCTCTGTTGTAATGCAGTCTTTTCGTTTTATCGTTCGGCCACATGAAGGGACATAATTGTTCGGTTCCACTACCCAAGAGACATTTGTAGAACTTGGTGCAATCACTTTCATGTGCGATGTTGGTCGTAGTGTTTTTCGGGTTTATATCCGGATACGGACATTTCCTGAAAATGTTGTCTTGAAGTTTTATTTCCTGACTAAATTGTTGATCTTCGTTTGCAATGCACACGTTCCAAGATGCCAAAAAGGCGACGGCGATTACGTATATCCCTGTGTCGAACAAAAATGGTCGTCAAATGTCAGTCACCGTATGATGGAATGGCAATTTAATCGACTGTTACAATTAAAGAAAGTTGTATGTcaattatttctcataaatttagataaaaaattttgaaagataatatataatacatatatatatatatatatatatatatatatatatgtatattgatttaCTTTAAGAGTTTTATTATAGGAAaagttttgttaaatattttacaaaacttaCCCTTCATCACCTATCGTCTACTCAATTCGTacttgaagaaaaagaatgcGTTCTGTTAACACTTCTCCGACCCGTTTAAATACGTAATTGACCGAATTTCGGGCGAATcagcttttataaatatgcatcGTGTTATCACAAAACACGCAAGGACAGATGATATCTATTAAAGATATGCTTTTTTCGTTTGGTCGGAAAAGAAGATTATCAGTCACATTGTTTTGCAAAAAAGTTTCTGCGCCAAAGTACGCTAGATATGAACTGCGAGCTATGAACAATATTTATGTGATTGTAGCGGTACGTGAATCGatagttttatatactatatgatgcaaaaaattgcaaaattataattaggtCTTTGTATCATCGCGTGCTTTTATCgttgaaattgatttaaatcaaacatgccttatgtttatatatattattgcaataaaagaTCTTTAATAAGTTAATGAAGTGATTATGGTAACTTTTtgagtatataattttcggtTAGATAATAATCGATActcagtttttatattaaagcgtaatgtaaaaaaaacaacatgtaatattgtaatattacttgtatctatttaataaaaattctacattaaGACAAAACTTACAATCTTGcagtgtaaaaatataaaagccattataaaaatatatattttattttattttaaattcagaaatgaacaaaaatgttttattcacGGATTTAGTTATTAAATGATCAATaagtaatttgtttttatattttaatatagtgtgatattatttgtacatatacattaatttttagatttgacataattttatattattaattaaagccttgaaattttgaaaatatttcattcaatCTCCAATCAAGATACTTGTTATCAAggtataatttgaattaacgATATacgatgaaaataataattcaaaaaaatagaaaatttatattataaaatatacattcaataaatatacttcAATATCCGACTATAATAGAACGATGAAattgatgaatatttttacaattttttcccTATGATTATCTCTTGTTGTATTATACgattagtttatatatatttttgcacttgaaaacgataaattaatgataatgataaattaataacgttGAAATCAAActctagtaaaaataaaagtaaaatatattattacaactgatcttgctctctttttctatacacatataaaagtatacacatacataaaaaaacatatagattttataatacacgTACTTCAAAAAAAcgttatatgtatgaatttaATCACTAAAAATGAGTAAGATCTTCTTTACCCACTCAAGCTGCTTATCACTAAAATTAACGTTAAGATCCGTATCTTTGATATCTCCTAATCTCTATTCGACTAGCCTCGACGTAAGGTCCAGTTTTCACCTGATAAAacttagaattaataaatatgacgaTGATAATCGATTATTTTGAACCATTACCACTAATCagcaaaaatttgaaagaatgTCAGTTATCAAGATTTTTTCAGATACTTAGGtattttttgctataaaaatataaagtgcatgaaagtaaaattaataaattgtatgttAAGAAAATGTGCATTCGCGACCTTTCAGACTAACTGCAAATGGAATTTAATTGGAAAC is part of the Anoplolepis gracilipes chromosome 2, ASM4749672v1, whole genome shotgun sequence genome and harbors:
- the LOC140662876 gene encoding uncharacterized protein, which gives rise to MKGIYVIAVAFLASWNVCIANEDQQFSQEIKLQDNIFRKCPYPDINPKNTTTNIAHESDCTKFYKCLLGSGTEQLCPFMWPNDKTKRLHYNRALQVCDWPWNAGCELCPREDKNGDFPPESRIADPESRNCRDYIICKQDGTRQYGTCPDNTCFSRTCQDCVKDRNNGNCGPSSSITTSSTTTTTPKSTIPEPCDNRKEHECNCALYYQLYGNDWIREECEGGLHFSRTECGCTTPDIAKCILNRLTENLIVSEAYF